One segment of Streptomyces sp. YIM 121038 DNA contains the following:
- a CDS encoding FtsQ-type POTRA domain-containing protein, producing MAGQKTAERQGPKSGPPRPRSRRPRLPKSRTLILLAALLCVLGGAAVWVLYASPWLRVERITATGTVVLRPDQVREVAGIGTGGPLISVDSDAVEERLRRELPRIDSVDVIRSWPHGITLKVTERTAALLIEKGGKFVEVDAKGVRFATVDKAPKNTPRLVLTPHRSGGAAASLRRFGPDRLRREAVRVVTDLPGAVAAETTTVKVRSYDSISLELADGRTVAWGSSENGRMKAEALSALMKAVPKARHFDVAVPTAPASSAS from the coding sequence GTGGCCGGACAGAAGACCGCCGAACGGCAGGGGCCCAAGTCCGGCCCGCCCCGCCCCCGCTCGCGCCGCCCCCGGCTGCCGAAGTCGCGCACCCTGATCCTGCTCGCGGCCCTGCTGTGCGTTCTCGGCGGGGCCGCGGTCTGGGTGCTCTACGCCTCGCCCTGGCTGCGCGTGGAGCGGATCACGGCGACCGGGACGGTCGTCCTCAGGCCGGACCAGGTGCGCGAGGTGGCCGGGATCGGCACGGGCGGACCGCTGATTTCGGTCGACTCCGACGCCGTCGAGGAGCGGCTGCGCAGAGAATTGCCCCGGATCGACTCGGTCGACGTCATCCGCTCCTGGCCCCACGGGATCACCCTGAAGGTGACCGAACGCACCGCCGCCCTGCTCATCGAAAAGGGCGGAAAGTTCGTCGAAGTGGACGCCAAGGGTGTGCGCTTCGCCACGGTCGACAAGGCTCCCAAGAACACCCCCCGGCTGGTCCTGACGCCGCATCGGTCCGGTGGCGCGGCCGCCAGCCTGCGCCGTTTCGGCCCCGACCGGCTGCGCCGGGAGGCGGTCCGGGTGGTCACGGACCTGCCCGGCGCCGTGGCCGCGGAGACCACCACCGTCAAGGTCCGGTCGTACGACTCCATCTCGTTGGAGCTGGCGGACGGGCGCACCGTCGCCTGGGGGAGCAGCGAGAACGGCCGTATGAAGGCCGAAGCCCTGAGCGCCCTGATGAAAGCCGTCCCCAAGGCACGGCACTTCGACGTGGCGGTCCCCACCGCCCCGGCGTCATCGGCGAGTTGA
- the ftsZ gene encoding cell division protein FtsZ, translating into MAAPQNYLAVIKVIGVGGGGVNAINRMIEVGLKGVEFIAINTDAQALLMSDADVKLDVGRELTRGLGAGANPAVGRKAAEDHREEIEEVLKGADMVFVTAGEGGGTGTGGAPVVANIARSLGALTIGVVTRPFTFEGRRRANQAEDGIAELREEVDTLIVIPNDRLLSISDRQVSVLDAFKSADQVLLSGVQGITDLITTPGLINLDFADVKSVMSEAGSALMGIGSARGDDRAVAAAEMAISSPLLEASIDGARGVLLSISGGSDLGLFEINEAAQLVSEAAHPEANIIFGAVIDDALGDEVRVTVIAAGFDGGQPPAKRDNVLGSASSKREEPAPASRPTESSRPGPAFGGLGSVTPREEPPAPEPVEPAPVNEAPATPVTPPQVPPTRLHQDSQAEELDVPDFLK; encoded by the coding sequence GTGGCAGCACCGCAGAACTACCTCGCAGTCATCAAAGTCATCGGTGTCGGCGGCGGTGGTGTCAATGCCATCAACCGGATGATCGAGGTCGGTCTCAAGGGCGTCGAGTTCATCGCCATCAACACCGACGCGCAAGCCCTGTTGATGAGCGACGCCGACGTCAAGCTCGACGTCGGCCGTGAACTCACCCGCGGACTCGGCGCCGGCGCCAACCCGGCCGTCGGCCGCAAGGCCGCCGAGGACCACCGCGAGGAGATCGAGGAGGTCCTCAAGGGGGCCGACATGGTCTTCGTCACGGCCGGTGAGGGTGGCGGCACCGGCACGGGCGGCGCGCCCGTGGTCGCCAACATCGCGCGCTCCCTCGGCGCCCTGACGATCGGTGTGGTCACCCGGCCGTTCACCTTCGAGGGCCGCCGTCGCGCCAACCAGGCGGAGGACGGCATCGCCGAGCTCCGCGAAGAGGTCGACACCCTCATCGTCATCCCGAACGACCGGCTGCTCTCCATCTCGGACCGCCAGGTCAGCGTGCTCGACGCCTTCAAGTCGGCCGACCAGGTCCTGCTCTCCGGCGTTCAGGGCATCACCGACCTCATCACCACGCCCGGCCTGATCAACCTCGACTTCGCCGACGTCAAGTCGGTCATGTCCGAGGCCGGTTCGGCGCTCATGGGCATCGGCTCGGCCCGCGGCGACGACCGCGCGGTGGCCGCGGCCGAGATGGCGATCTCCTCGCCGCTCCTGGAGGCCTCCATCGACGGCGCCCGCGGGGTGCTGCTCTCCATCTCCGGCGGCTCCGACCTCGGCCTGTTCGAGATCAACGAAGCGGCCCAGCTGGTGAGCGAGGCCGCCCACCCGGAGGCCAACATCATCTTCGGCGCGGTCATCGACGACGCGCTCGGCGACGAGGTCCGGGTCACCGTCATCGCCGCCGGGTTCGACGGCGGACAGCCGCCGGCCAAGCGGGACAACGTCCTGGGGTCGGCCTCCAGCAAGCGCGAGGAGCCCGCTCCCGCGAGCCGTCCCACCGAGTCCTCCCGTCCGGGACCGGCCTTCGGCGGCCTCGGCAGCGTCACTCCGCGCGAGGAGCCCCCGGCCCCGGAGCCCGTCGAACCGGCTCCGGTGAACGAGGCGCCCGCGACGCCGGTGACGCCCCCGCAGGTCCCGCCGACCCGTCTGCACCAGGACAGCCAGGCCGAAGAGCTGGACGTGCCGGACTTCCTGAAGTGA
- the murG gene encoding undecaprenyldiphospho-muramoylpentapeptide beta-N-acetylglucosaminyltransferase, translating into MHVVLAGGGTAGHIEPALALADALRRQDPTVGITALGTERGLETRLVPERGYELALIPAVPLPRKPTPELITVPGRLRGTIKAAEQILERTKADCVVGFGGYVALPGYLAAKRRGVPIVVHEANARPGLANKIGSRYAAAVAVSTPDSKLRGSRYIGIPLRRAIAMLDRAKVRPEARDTFGLDPNLPTLLVSGGSQGARRLNEVVQQVAPVLQRAGIQILHAVGPKNELPYVENMPGMPPYIPVPYVDRMDLAYAAADMMLCRAGAMTVAELSAVGLPAAYVPLPIGNGEQRLNAQPVVKAGGGLLVDDAELTPEWVQSQVLPVLADPHRLYEMSRAASEFGRRDADDLLVGMVHEAIASRRSA; encoded by the coding sequence GGCCACATCGAGCCCGCGCTTGCCCTCGCAGACGCCCTGCGCAGGCAGGACCCGACCGTGGGCATCACGGCCCTCGGCACGGAGCGCGGCCTCGAGACCCGACTCGTACCCGAGCGCGGTTACGAACTCGCCCTGATCCCCGCCGTCCCCCTGCCGCGCAAGCCCACACCTGAGCTGATCACGGTGCCCGGGCGGCTGCGCGGCACCATCAAGGCGGCCGAGCAGATCCTGGAGCGCACCAAGGCGGACTGCGTCGTCGGCTTCGGCGGCTACGTGGCGCTGCCCGGCTACCTCGCGGCCAAGCGCCGCGGCGTGCCGATCGTGGTGCACGAGGCCAACGCGCGCCCCGGCCTCGCCAACAAGATCGGCTCCCGGTACGCGGCGGCCGTCGCGGTCTCCACGCCCGACAGCAAGCTGCGCGGCTCGCGCTACATCGGCATCCCGCTGCGCCGCGCCATCGCCATGCTGGACCGCGCGAAGGTGCGCCCGGAGGCCCGTGACACCTTCGGCCTGGACCCGAACCTGCCGACCCTGCTCGTCTCCGGCGGCTCCCAGGGCGCCCGCCGGCTGAACGAGGTCGTCCAGCAGGTCGCCCCGGTCCTGCAGCGCGCGGGCATCCAGATCCTGCACGCCGTCGGCCCGAAGAACGAATTGCCGTACGTCGAGAACATGCCCGGAATGCCGCCCTACATCCCGGTACCGTACGTGGACCGGATGGACCTCGCGTACGCGGCGGCGGACATGATGCTCTGCCGCGCCGGCGCGATGACCGTCGCCGAACTCTCCGCCGTCGGGCTCCCGGCCGCCTACGTCCCGCTGCCCATCGGCAACGGCGAACAGCGGCTCAACGCCCAGCCGGTGGTCAAGGCGGGCGGCGGACTGCTGGTCGACGACGCGGAACTGACGCCCGAATGGGTCCAGTCCCAGGTGCTCCCCGTGCTCGCCGACCCGCACCGCCTGTACGAGATGTCCCGCGCCGCCTCGGAGTTCGGCCGCAGGGACGCCGACGACCTCCTCGTCGGCATGGTGCACGAGGCGATTGCGTCACGCCGCAGCGCGTGA